CCTTGCGCGACCTGGCGCTCGAGGCGCAGGGCGGCAGTGCCCCCGCGGCCGCGCCGGCGCAGTCGATGCCGGTCGAGCCGGCCGAGCCGGGCCCGAGCGGCCGCTTGCGCGTGCGCCTGTCCCGGCTTGCACCCGGCGAGGACGAGCTGTTGCGCGAGGAGATGTCCAACCTGGGCACCATCGTGGCCGAAACGCGCACCGACGACGGGCTGACCTTCTCGCTGGAGACCAGCTGCAGTGCCGAGGACATCGTGGCGGTGTGCTGCTTCGTGATCGACGCCGACCAGATCGAGGTGGCGGGCGAGCAGCCCGCGCCGACGCCCGCGCCCGCACCGCCCGCCGGGCCCATGGCCGCGCCCGTGGCCGCGGTCGGGCCGGCGGCCAGCTCGCCGGCCCCGGCCCCCGTGAAGGAATCGGGTTCGCTGCGCGTGGACGTGCACAAGGTCGACCAGCTGATCAACCAGGTGGGCGAGCTGGTGATCACCCAATCCATGCTCACGCAGACGGCCAGCCTGCTCGATCCGGTGCTGCACGACCGGCTCCTGAGCGGCATCGCCCAGCTCGAGCGCAACGCGCGGGATCTGCAGGAATCGGTGATGTCGGTGCGGATGATGCCGATGGACTATGTGTTCAGCCGCTTCCCGCGCCTGATCCGTGATCTCTCGGCGAAGCTGGGAAAGCAGGTGGAACTCGTCACGTTCGGCAAGGAGACCGAGCTCGACAAGGGATTGATCGAGCGCGTGGTCGATCCGCTGACGCACCTGGTCCGCAACAGCCTGGACCACGGCATCGAGTTGCCCGCGGAGCGCGTGGCCGCCGGCAAGGACCGGGTCGGCCGGCTGCGCCTGGCCGCCCAGCACCAGGGAGGCAACATCGTCATCGAGGTCGGTGACGACGGTGGCGGTCTGTCCCGCGAGCGCATCCTCGCCAAGGCGGCGCAGCAGGGCCTGGCGGTGAGCGACGCGATGAGCGACGACGAGGTCTG
The sequence above is a segment of the Ramlibacter tataouinensis genome. Coding sequences within it:
- the cheA gene encoding chemotaxis protein CheA is translated as MDVTSFYQAFFEEADELLSEMELLLMNLDLAAPGSEDLNAIFRAAHSIKGGAATFGFAALTDTTHLLENILDRARQRQLTLRTDMIDTFLKTKDALKEQIGAYREGAEPDAEAVAHICATLRDLALEAQGGSAPAAAPAQSMPVEPAEPGPSGRLRVRLSRLAPGEDELLREEMSNLGTIVAETRTDDGLTFSLETSCSAEDIVAVCCFVIDADQIEVAGEQPAPTPAPAPPAGPMAAPVAAVGPAASSPAPAPVKESGSLRVDVHKVDQLINQVGELVITQSMLTQTASLLDPVLHDRLLSGIAQLERNARDLQESVMSVRMMPMDYVFSRFPRLIRDLSAKLGKQVELVTFGKETELDKGLIERVVDPLTHLVRNSLDHGIELPAERVAAGKDRVGRLRLAAQHQGGNIVIEVGDDGGGLSRERILAKAAQQGLAVSDAMSDDEVWQLIFAPGFSTADQITDVSGRGVGMDVVRRNIEDMGGHVHVSSRRGVGTTTRIVLPLTLAILNGMSVKVGDEVYILPLSYVIESLQPDPEHIHVIRQGEHVMQVRGEYLPLVALRQVFQVPGSQPELTRCIVMIVEVADARFALIVDHLVGQHQVVVKNLETNYRKVPGISGATILGDGSVALIVDVPALRSLAGRRPVHVPQALAA